From a single Pseudomonas sp. A34-9 genomic region:
- the groL gene encoding chaperonin GroEL (60 kDa chaperone family; promotes refolding of misfolded polypeptides especially under stressful conditions; forms two stacked rings of heptamers to form a barrel-shaped 14mer; ends can be capped by GroES; misfolded proteins enter the barrel where they are refolded when GroES binds), translating into MAAKEVLFGDSARKKMLKGVNVLADAVKATLGPKGRNVIIEKSFGAPTITKDGVSVAKEIELEDRFENMGAQLVKDVASRANDDAGDGTTTATVLAQSIVNEGLKAVAAGMNPMDLKRGIDKATIAIVKELKNLSKPCADTKAIAQVGTISANSDSSIGDIIAEAMEKVGKEGVITVEEGTGLENELSVVEGMQFDRGYLSPYFVNKPETMVAELDSPLILLVDKKISNIREMLPVLEAVAKAGRPLLIVSEDVEGEALATLVVNNMRGIVKVAAVKAPGFGDRRKAMLQDIAVLTGGTVISEEIGLSLEAATLENLGSAKRVTISKENTIIVDGAGVEADIQARITQIRAQAAETSSDYDREKLQERLAKLSGGVAVIKVGAGSEVEMKEKKARVEDALHATRAAVEEGVVPGGGVALIRALQTLNDLKGDNADQDVGIAVLRRAVEAPLRQIAANSGDEPSVVVNEVKNGKGNFGYNAATGEYGDMIEMGILDPTKVTRSALQAASSIGGLILTTEAAVADAPKKDGAAGGGMPDMGGMGGMGGMM; encoded by the coding sequence ATGGCTGCTAAAGAAGTTCTGTTTGGCGATTCCGCCCGTAAGAAAATGCTCAAGGGCGTCAACGTCCTGGCTGACGCAGTAAAAGCGACCCTGGGCCCGAAAGGCCGTAACGTGATCATCGAGAAGAGCTTCGGCGCTCCGACCATCACCAAGGACGGCGTTTCCGTCGCCAAAGAAATCGAACTCGAAGACCGTTTCGAAAACATGGGCGCGCAGCTGGTCAAAGACGTTGCCTCCCGTGCCAACGATGACGCTGGTGACGGTACGACTACCGCTACCGTTCTGGCTCAGTCGATCGTCAACGAAGGCCTGAAAGCCGTCGCTGCCGGCATGAACCCGATGGACCTCAAGCGTGGTATCGACAAAGCGACCATCGCGATCGTCAAAGAGCTGAAAAACCTGTCCAAGCCATGCGCTGACACCAAGGCAATCGCTCAGGTAGGCACCATCTCCGCCAACTCCGACAGCTCCATCGGCGACATCATTGCCGAAGCCATGGAAAAAGTCGGCAAAGAAGGCGTGATCACCGTTGAAGAAGGCACTGGCCTGGAAAACGAACTGTCGGTTGTAGAAGGCATGCAGTTCGACCGTGGCTACCTGTCCCCGTACTTCGTCAACAAGCCAGAGACCATGGTTGCCGAGCTGGACAGCCCGCTGATCCTGCTGGTCGACAAAAAGATCTCGAACATCCGCGAAATGCTGCCAGTGCTGGAAGCCGTTGCCAAAGCCGGCCGTCCACTGCTGATCGTTTCCGAAGACGTTGAAGGCGAAGCCCTGGCGACTCTGGTTGTGAACAACATGCGTGGCATCGTTAAAGTTGCAGCCGTCAAGGCGCCAGGCTTCGGCGACCGTCGCAAGGCCATGCTGCAGGACATCGCCGTTCTGACCGGCGGTACCGTAATCTCCGAAGAGATCGGCCTGAGCCTGGAAGCCGCTACCCTGGAAAACCTCGGTAGCGCCAAGCGTGTGACCATCTCCAAGGAAAACACCATCATCGTTGACGGTGCTGGCGTTGAAGCTGACATCCAGGCGCGTATCACTCAGATCCGTGCCCAGGCTGCTGAAACTTCCTCGGACTACGACCGTGAAAAACTGCAAGAGCGTCTGGCCAAGCTGTCCGGCGGCGTAGCAGTGATCAAGGTTGGCGCTGGTTCCGAAGTAGAAATGAAAGAGAAGAAGGCCCGCGTTGAAGACGCCCTGCACGCAACTCGTGCAGCCGTTGAAGAAGGCGTGGTACCTGGCGGTGGCGTTGCGCTGATCCGTGCTCTGCAAACCCTGAACGACCTGAAAGGCGACAACGCTGATCAGGACGTTGGTATCGCCGTTCTGCGCCGCGCTGTTGAAGCTCCGCTGCGTCAGATCGCTGCCAACAGCGGTGACGAGCCAAGCGTTGTGGTCAACGAAGTCAAGAACGGCAAAGGTAACTTCGGTTACAACGCTGCAACGGGCGAATACGGCGACATGATCGAAATGGGCATCCTGGACCCAACCAAGGTCACCCGTTCCGCTCTGCAAGCTGCATCGTCGATTGGCGGTCTGATCCTGACCACCGAAGCGGCAGTAGCTGACGCGCCGAAGAAAGACGGCGCTGCTGGCGGCGGCATGCCAGACATGGGCGGCATGGGTGGCATGGGCGGCATGATGTAA
- a CDS encoding DUF2470 domain-containing protein codes for MSVEVAKNARELLLKEYRGVLSTHSKAMPGFPFGSVVPYCLDEQGRPLILISRIAQHTHNLQKAPKCSLLVGEREADDVQAVGRLTYLAEAQKLADAAAIEAAAERYYRYFPDSQNYHKAHDFDFWVLIPVRHRYIGGFGAIHWVDQLTLANPFAGKAEISMVEHMNSDHAKAIAHYVDLAGLPKTAPAQLAGIDTEGMHLRIGQALYWLPFPAPCNTPTQVREALVSLAHAEVWAKNAAADA; via the coding sequence TTGAGCGTTGAAGTGGCGAAGAATGCCCGAGAATTGCTTCTCAAGGAATACCGCGGAGTGCTGTCGACCCACTCCAAAGCGATGCCCGGTTTTCCCTTTGGCTCCGTGGTGCCGTATTGCCTGGACGAGCAGGGTCGGCCGCTGATCCTGATCAGCCGCATCGCCCAGCACACCCACAACCTGCAAAAAGCCCCGAAATGCTCGCTGCTGGTGGGGGAGCGTGAAGCCGATGACGTGCAAGCCGTGGGCCGCCTGACCTATCTGGCCGAAGCGCAAAAGCTCGCAGACGCAGCAGCAATTGAAGCCGCCGCCGAGCGTTACTACCGCTATTTCCCGGATTCGCAGAACTACCACAAGGCCCACGATTTCGATTTCTGGGTGCTGATCCCGGTGCGTCATCGCTACATCGGCGGTTTCGGCGCGATTCACTGGGTCGATCAACTGACCCTGGCCAATCCGTTCGCCGGCAAGGCCGAGATCAGCATGGTCGAGCACATGAACAGTGACCACGCCAAAGCCATCGCGCATTACGTCGACCTCGCCGGTCTGCCGAAAACCGCGCCGGCGCAACTCGCCGGTATCGACACCGAAGGCATGCACCTGCGCATCGGTCAGGCGCTGTACTGGCTGCCGTTCCCAGCACCTTGTAATACGCCGACACAAGTGCGCGAAGCCCTGGTTTCATTGGCTCATGCCGAGGTCTGGGCAAAAAATGCAGCGGCCGACGCTTGA
- a CDS encoding FxsA family protein, giving the protein MRPFLLLFLLFPVLELFVFVKVAGAIGFFPALLLIILGSMFGVFVLRVAGLATALRARESLNRGELPAQTMLEGLMLALAGGLLILPGFISDVIGLVMLLPVSRRLLANKMRQRAEEQAMRQRAFADDLQPRGGPAPRQPLGREGDVIEGEFEHRDTK; this is encoded by the coding sequence ATGCGCCCTTTTCTGTTGCTCTTTCTGCTGTTTCCAGTGCTGGAGCTGTTCGTATTCGTCAAAGTGGCAGGGGCTATCGGGTTTTTCCCGGCCCTGCTGCTGATCATTCTCGGCTCGATGTTCGGTGTGTTCGTGCTGCGCGTCGCCGGTCTGGCCACTGCATTGCGTGCCCGTGAAAGCCTGAACCGCGGCGAACTGCCCGCGCAAACCATGCTCGAAGGCCTGATGCTGGCACTGGCCGGTGGCCTGTTGATCCTGCCGGGCTTCATCAGTGATGTAATCGGTCTGGTCATGTTGCTGCCCGTCAGCCGCCGACTGCTGGCGAACAAAATGCGTCAGCGCGCCGAAGAACAGGCCATGCGTCAGCGTGCGTTCGCCGACGACCTGCAACCCCGTGGCGGTCCTGCACCGCGTCAGCCTTTGGGCCGCGAGGGTGATGTGATCGAAGGCGAGTTCGAACACCGCGACACCAAGTAA
- a CDS encoding Rnf-Nqr domain containing protein has protein sequence MTELVLTLISAALLNNFVLHWPLGVDPLLAGRRRQVQALGLATLCLMLITGVVGYAIWHWLLVPLRLEFLRLFVFLPLSVLLITPLLKRLARWLPKLPFDGLWPLLLGNAGVLGLALINAQNDQGLLHATALSLGAGLGFWLVLSLFSDLRERTADNDIPLPFRGLPIDLIGAGLIAVIFLGFSGLIKT, from the coding sequence ATGACCGAACTTGTGCTTACGCTCATCAGTGCTGCGCTGCTCAACAACTTCGTGTTGCACTGGCCGCTGGGCGTCGATCCGCTGTTGGCGGGCCGTCGCCGACAGGTGCAGGCGTTGGGGCTGGCGACGTTGTGTCTGATGTTGATCACAGGCGTAGTGGGTTACGCGATCTGGCATTGGCTGCTGGTGCCGCTGCGACTTGAATTCCTGCGCCTGTTCGTGTTTCTGCCGCTGAGCGTATTGCTGATCACGCCGCTGTTAAAGCGGCTGGCGCGCTGGCTGCCGAAGCTGCCGTTTGACGGGTTATGGCCGCTGTTGCTGGGCAATGCCGGTGTACTGGGGCTGGCGCTGATCAACGCGCAAAACGATCAAGGCCTGCTCCACGCGACGGCGCTCAGCCTCGGTGCCGGGCTGGGTTTCTGGCTGGTGCTGAGCCTGTTCAGCGACTTGCGTGAACGCACCGCCGACAACGACATTCCCCTGCCCTTTCGCGGCCTGCCGATCGACCTGATCGGCGCCGGACTGATCGCAGTGATTTTTCTCGGATTCAGTGGACTGATCAAAACATGA
- the rsxB gene encoding electron transport complex subunit RsxB codes for MSLIQRIDALLPQTQCGKCGHPGCKPYAQGIAEGEPINKCPPGGDETIAALAELLKVPVLELDISRGSAPPQVAFIREAECIGCTKCIQACPIDAIVGAAKLMHTVIIDECTGCDLCVAPCPVDCIEMHPLPPSTLPVVGGLAFSREEQRARAAKRDHARQRFERRNERLHREEQQKQAEREARAKRAVQPEAAATDPVQAALERVRAQKAATADAALKKAKIDVAMSRAQLHKSLKAFGHPPTFEQQTQLIVLQQQFEAAEQALAKLESSPASAPIVPAPAKDADLKRAKIQLAMRRAELKKAQTAEAAPEQITALEQALRDAEQALHAAEATSDQPVPDLVRVEKRPIDSQLRQLKTELAYARADLNKLERRADTPTEVLDKARVRLQIAERQVHDHVAP; via the coding sequence ATGAGTCTGATTCAACGCATCGATGCCCTTCTGCCGCAGACACAATGCGGCAAATGCGGCCACCCCGGATGCAAGCCATACGCCCAAGGTATCGCCGAGGGCGAGCCAATCAACAAGTGCCCGCCGGGCGGTGACGAAACCATCGCCGCGCTGGCTGAACTGTTGAAAGTACCGGTGCTGGAACTGGACATCAGTCGCGGTTCGGCGCCGCCGCAAGTGGCGTTCATTCGTGAAGCCGAATGCATTGGCTGCACCAAGTGCATTCAGGCCTGCCCGATCGACGCGATTGTCGGCGCGGCGAAACTGATGCACACGGTGATCATTGACGAATGCACCGGTTGCGATCTGTGTGTCGCACCATGCCCGGTGGATTGCATCGAAATGCACCCGTTACCGCCGAGCACATTGCCGGTTGTCGGCGGCCTCGCCTTCAGCCGCGAAGAGCAACGCGCGCGTGCGGCCAAGCGCGATCACGCGCGTCAACGCTTCGAGCGCCGCAACGAGCGCTTGCACCGCGAAGAGCAACAGAAACAGGCTGAGCGTGAAGCGCGGGCGAAACGGGCGGTGCAACCTGAAGCGGCCGCAACCGATCCGGTACAGGCAGCCCTGGAACGGGTGCGGGCGCAGAAAGCGGCGACTGCTGATGCGGCGCTGAAGAAAGCCAAGATCGATGTGGCGATGAGCCGTGCGCAATTGCACAAATCGTTGAAAGCCTTCGGCCATCCACCGACGTTTGAGCAGCAGACGCAACTGATCGTGTTGCAGCAGCAGTTCGAAGCAGCCGAACAAGCCTTGGCGAAACTGGAAAGCAGCCCGGCGTCTGCGCCCATCGTGCCTGCCCCCGCCAAAGACGCCGATCTGAAACGGGCAAAGATCCAGTTGGCCATGCGTCGCGCTGAACTGAAAAAAGCACAAACCGCCGAAGCGGCGCCCGAGCAGATCACCGCGCTGGAACAGGCATTGCGCGACGCCGAACAGGCCCTGCACGCCGCCGAAGCCACAAGCGATCAGCCAGTGCCTGACTTGGTGCGCGTCGAAAAACGTCCGATCGACAGCCAGCTTCGTCAGTTGAAAACCGAATTGGCCTACGCCCGTGCGGACCTCAACAAACTCGAGCGACGCGCCGACACGCCCACCGAAGTCCTCGACAAGGCCCGCGTCCGCCTGCAAATCGCCGAGCGCCAGGTACACGATCATGTCGCCCCTTGA
- a CDS encoding SDR family oxidoreductase: MQLNDKVIIITGGCQGLGRSMAEYFAGKGAKLALVDLNQEKLDDAVAACKAKGVEARSYLCNVANEEQVEHMVAQVAADFGAIHGLINNAGILRDGLLLKVKDGEMTKMSLAQWQAVIDVNLTGVFLCTREVAAKMIELKNSGAIINISSISRAGNVGQTNYSAAKAGVAAATVTWAKELARYGIRVAGIAPGFIETEMTLGMKPEALEKMTSGIPLKRMGKPEEIAHSAAYIFENDYYTGRILEMDGGLRI, encoded by the coding sequence ATGCAACTCAACGACAAAGTAATCATTATCACTGGCGGTTGCCAGGGTTTGGGCCGTTCGATGGCCGAGTATTTCGCCGGCAAAGGCGCGAAGCTCGCATTGGTCGACCTCAATCAGGAAAAACTCGACGACGCGGTCGCAGCCTGCAAAGCCAAGGGCGTCGAAGCGCGCAGCTATCTGTGCAACGTGGCCAATGAAGAGCAGGTCGAGCACATGGTCGCTCAGGTCGCCGCCGATTTCGGCGCGATCCACGGTCTGATCAACAACGCCGGGATCCTGCGCGATGGCTTGCTGCTCAAGGTCAAGGACGGTGAAATGACCAAGATGAGCCTGGCACAGTGGCAGGCCGTCATCGACGTCAACCTGACCGGCGTGTTCCTCTGCACCCGTGAGGTGGCGGCGAAAATGATCGAGCTGAAGAACAGCGGCGCGATCATCAACATCTCGTCGATTTCGCGGGCGGGCAATGTTGGCCAGACCAACTATTCGGCAGCCAAGGCCGGCGTGGCGGCGGCGACGGTGACTTGGGCCAAGGAGCTGGCGCGTTACGGTATTCGCGTGGCGGGGATTGCCCCTGGCTTCATCGAAACCGAGATGACCCTGGGCATGAAGCCGGAAGCGCTGGAGAAGATGACCTCGGGGATTCCGCTCAAGCGTATGGGCAAGCCTGAAGAGATCGCGCATTCGGCGGCGTATATCTTCGAGAACGACTACTACACCGGGCGGATTCTGGAGATGGATGGCGGGTTGCGCATCTAA
- a CDS encoding RnfABCDGE type electron transport complex subunit D: protein MSPLETPDNRLQQAMKLVLLAALPGLLVLFWWYGWGVLINLLLAIFAALMVEAGVACLRQQPIQSALSDGSALVSATLLAAALPPYCPWWLTVMAIASGLLLGKHVYGGVGRNPFNPAMLGFALIMVMFPQPMTQWPAHGLDLTAAFQQVFGAAQSPDAWAQATVLDSLRINKSLTMDELFANNPAFGRFGGHGVEWVNLAFLAGGLFLLQRRVFGWHAPAGMLGSLFVVSLLFWNGSGSDSHGSPLFHLLSGATMLGAFFIITEPVSGAKARLARLLFGVGAGLLTYAIRAWGGYPDGVAFAVLLMNLCVPVLERFAARRQPQVSS from the coding sequence ATGTCGCCCCTTGAAACACCGGACAATCGCCTGCAACAGGCGATGAAGCTGGTGCTGCTGGCCGCCTTGCCGGGGTTGCTGGTGCTGTTCTGGTGGTACGGCTGGGGCGTGTTGATCAATCTGCTGCTGGCGATCTTCGCCGCGCTGATGGTCGAGGCCGGCGTCGCATGTCTGCGTCAACAGCCAATCCAGTCAGCGTTGAGCGACGGCAGTGCGTTGGTCAGCGCAACATTGTTGGCTGCCGCCCTGCCACCTTATTGCCCCTGGTGGCTGACGGTGATGGCGATTGCTTCGGGACTGCTGTTGGGCAAGCACGTTTACGGCGGCGTCGGTAGAAATCCGTTCAATCCGGCGATGCTCGGGTTTGCCTTGATCATGGTGATGTTCCCGCAACCGATGACCCAATGGCCAGCCCATGGCCTGGACTTGACCGCCGCGTTTCAGCAAGTGTTCGGCGCCGCGCAGTCACCTGACGCCTGGGCACAAGCCACCGTGCTGGACAGCCTGCGCATCAACAAAAGCCTGACCATGGACGAACTGTTCGCCAACAATCCGGCCTTCGGACGCTTTGGCGGACACGGTGTGGAATGGGTGAATCTGGCGTTTCTCGCCGGCGGGTTGTTTTTGCTGCAGCGCCGGGTCTTCGGTTGGCACGCACCGGCAGGCATGCTCGGCAGCCTGTTCGTTGTCAGTCTGCTGTTCTGGAATGGCTCCGGGTCGGACTCTCACGGTTCGCCGCTGTTCCACCTGCTCAGTGGCGCGACCATGCTGGGCGCGTTTTTCATCATCACTGAACCGGTCTCCGGCGCTAAAGCCAGGCTCGCCCGCCTGCTGTTCGGTGTCGGCGCCGGACTGCTGACTTATGCGATTCGCGCCTGGGGCGGTTACCCGGATGGCGTGGCGTTTGCGGTGCTGCTGATGAACCTTTGCGTGCCGGTGCTGGAGCGGTTTGCCGCGCGTCGTCAGCCACAGGTGAGTTCATGA
- the metG gene encoding methionine--tRNA ligase — translation MSEPRKILVTSALPYANGSIHLGHMLEYIQTDMWVRFQKHRGNQCIYVCADDAHGSAIMLRAEKEGITPEQLIANVQAEHSADFAEFLVDFDNFHSTHAEENRELSSQIYIKLRDAGHIAQRSITQYFDPEKKMFLADRFIKGTCPKCGTEDQYGDNCEKCGATYAPTDLKDPKSAISGATPVLKDSQHFFFKLPDFQQMLQTWTRSGTLQDAVANKIAEWLDAGLQQWDISRDAPYFGFEIPGEPGKYFYVWLDAPIGYMASFKNLCDRTPELDFDAFWGKDSTAELYHFIGKDIVNFHALFWPAMLEGAGYRKPTGINVHGYLTVNGQKMSKSRGTFIKARTYLDHLSPEYLRYYYAAKLGRGVDDLDLNLEDFVQKVNSDLVGKVVNIASRCAGFIQKGNGGLLVDTNAAPELTEAFLAAAPGIADAYEARDFARAMRETMALADRANAWIADKAPWSLNKQEGKQDEVQAICATAINLFRQLVIFLKPVLPLLAADAEAFLNVAPLTWNDHTTLLANHQLNEFKPLMTRIDPVKVQAMSDASKEDLTASQTDTGAAAPAGNGELAKDPLSPEIDFDAFAAIDLRVALIVKAEHVEGADKLLRLTLDIGDEQRNVFSGIKSAYPDPSKLDGRLTMMIANLKPRKMKFGISEGMVMAAGPGGEEIYLLSPDSGAKPGQRIK, via the coding sequence ATGTCCGAACCACGCAAGATCCTCGTCACCAGCGCCCTGCCCTACGCCAACGGTTCGATTCACCTTGGCCATATGCTGGAATATATCCAGACCGATATGTGGGTGCGCTTCCAGAAGCATCGCGGCAATCAATGCATTTACGTCTGCGCCGACGACGCCCACGGTTCGGCGATCATGCTGCGCGCGGAAAAGGAAGGCATCACCCCGGAACAACTGATCGCCAACGTGCAGGCTGAACACAGCGCCGACTTTGCCGAGTTTCTGGTTGATTTCGACAATTTCCACTCCACTCACGCCGAAGAAAACCGTGAGTTGTCGAGCCAGATCTACATCAAGCTGCGTGACGCCGGGCACATCGCCCAGCGCTCGATCACCCAGTACTTCGACCCGGAAAAGAAAATGTTCCTGGCCGACCGCTTCATCAAGGGCACCTGCCCGAAATGCGGCACCGAAGACCAGTACGGCGACAACTGCGAAAAATGCGGCGCGACCTATGCGCCAACTGATTTGAAGGATCCGAAGTCGGCCATCTCCGGCGCCACCCCGGTGCTCAAGGATTCCCAGCACTTCTTCTTCAAGCTGCCAGACTTCCAGCAAATGCTGCAGACCTGGACCCGCAGCGGCACCCTGCAGGACGCCGTCGCCAACAAGATCGCCGAATGGCTGGACGCCGGCCTGCAACAGTGGGACATCTCCCGCGATGCACCGTACTTCGGCTTCGAGATCCCGGGCGAGCCGGGCAAGTATTTCTACGTGTGGCTGGATGCGCCGATCGGCTACATGGCCAGCTTCAAAAACCTTTGCGACCGTACGCCGGAGCTGGACTTCGATGCGTTCTGGGGCAAGGACTCCACCGCCGAGCTGTACCACTTCATCGGCAAGGACATCGTCAACTTCCACGCGCTGTTCTGGCCAGCGATGCTCGAAGGCGCGGGCTACCGCAAGCCGACCGGGATCAACGTGCACGGCTACCTGACCGTCAACGGCCAGAAAATGTCCAAGTCCCGTGGCACCTTCATCAAGGCCCGCACCTACCTCGATCACCTGTCGCCGGAATACCTGCGCTACTACTACGCGGCCAAACTGGGCCGTGGCGTCGATGACCTTGACCTGAACCTTGAAGATTTCGTGCAGAAGGTCAACTCCGACCTGGTCGGCAAAGTGGTCAACATCGCCAGCCGTTGCGCAGGTTTCATCCAGAAAGGTAACGGCGGCCTGCTGGTCGACACCAATGCTGCGCCTGAGCTGACCGAGGCTTTCCTCGCTGCCGCGCCAGGCATTGCTGACGCCTACGAAGCCCGCGACTTTGCTCGGGCCATGCGTGAAACCATGGCCCTGGCCGACCGTGCCAACGCCTGGATCGCCGACAAGGCGCCGTGGTCGTTGAACAAACAGGAAGGCAAGCAGGATGAAGTCCAGGCGATCTGCGCCACCGCTATCAACCTGTTCCGCCAATTGGTGATCTTCCTCAAACCGGTGCTGCCGCTGCTGGCCGCCGATGCCGAGGCGTTCCTCAACGTCGCCCCGCTGACCTGGAACGACCACACCACCCTGCTGGCCAACCATCAGTTGAACGAATTCAAGCCGCTGATGACCCGCATCGACCCGGTAAAAGTGCAAGCCATGAGCGACGCCTCGAAAGAAGACCTGACCGCCAGCCAGACCGACACCGGTGCCGCCGCCCCGGCCGGCAATGGCGAACTGGCCAAGGATCCGCTGTCGCCGGAAATCGACTTCGATGCTTTTGCTGCCATCGACCTGCGCGTCGCGCTGATCGTCAAAGCCGAACACGTGGAAGGTGCCGACAAACTGCTGCGCCTGACGCTGGACATCGGTGACGAGCAACGTAACGTGTTCTCCGGGATCAAGAGCGCTTACCCGGACCCGTCCAAACTCGATGGTCGCCTGACCATGATGATTGCCAACCTCAAGCCGCGGAAAATGAAGTTCGGTATTTCCGAAGGCATGGTGATGGCGGCCGGCCCTGGCGGTGAAGAGATTTACCTGCTGAGCCCGGACAGCGGCGCCAAGCCAGGTCAACGCATCAAGTAA
- the apbC gene encoding iron-sulfur cluster carrier protein ApbC, producing MSAVTRAAVEAVLSQYTDPYLNQDPVSAGCVKNIEIIGDRVNVQLEIGYAAGLFKSGWAQLLQLAIENLDGVVIAKVEVNSVIAAHKAQAQIPGLANVKNVVAVASGKGGVGKSTTAANLALALAREGAKVGILDADIYGPSQGIMFGIPERTRPEVKDQKWFVPLKAHGVEVMSMAFLTDDNTPMVWRGPMVSGALLQLVTQTAWGDLDYLVIDMPPGTGDIQLTLAQKVPVAGAVIVTTPQDLALLDARKGVEMFRKVNIPVLGVVENMAVHICSNCGHAEHLFGEGGGEKLATQYGVELLASLPLSMLIREQADGGKPTVIAEPDSQIAMVYQELARHVGARIVLQEAATPAMPNITISDD from the coding sequence ATGAGCGCCGTCACTCGCGCAGCGGTGGAAGCCGTCCTCAGCCAATACACCGACCCTTACCTGAATCAGGACCCGGTCAGCGCCGGTTGCGTGAAAAACATCGAGATCATCGGTGATCGCGTCAATGTTCAGCTGGAAATCGGTTACGCCGCCGGTCTGTTCAAGAGCGGCTGGGCGCAGTTGCTGCAATTGGCCATCGAAAACCTCGATGGCGTAGTGATCGCCAAAGTCGAGGTCAACAGCGTGATTGCCGCGCACAAGGCGCAGGCGCAGATTCCGGGGCTGGCCAACGTCAAGAACGTGGTTGCTGTAGCGTCCGGCAAAGGTGGCGTCGGCAAGTCGACCACCGCCGCCAACCTTGCACTGGCCCTGGCCCGCGAAGGCGCCAAGGTCGGTATTCTCGACGCCGATATCTACGGCCCGAGCCAGGGCATCATGTTCGGCATTCCCGAGCGCACCCGCCCTGAGGTCAAGGATCAGAAGTGGTTCGTGCCGCTCAAGGCCCATGGTGTCGAAGTCATGTCGATGGCCTTTCTGACCGACGACAACACGCCGATGGTCTGGCGCGGGCCGATGGTGTCCGGCGCGCTGCTGCAACTGGTCACGCAAACCGCGTGGGGCGATCTGGATTATCTGGTCATCGACATGCCGCCCGGCACTGGCGACATCCAGTTGACCCTGGCACAGAAAGTCCCGGTGGCCGGGGCGGTGATCGTCACCACACCACAGGATCTGGCATTGCTCGACGCGCGCAAAGGCGTGGAAATGTTCCGCAAGGTCAACATTCCGGTACTGGGCGTGGTGGAAAACATGGCCGTGCACATCTGCTCGAACTGCGGGCATGCCGAGCATCTGTTCGGTGAGGGCGGTGGTGAAAAACTGGCGACCCAGTACGGCGTTGAACTGCTGGCTTCGCTGCCATTGTCGATGCTGATCCGCGAACAGGCCGACGGCGGCAAGCCAACGGTGATCGCCGAGCCGGACAGCCAGATTGCCATGGTCTATCAGGAACTGGCCCGCCACGTCGGCGCGCGGATCGTGTTGCAGGAAGCGGCAACCCCGGCGATGCCGAACATCACCATCAGCGACGATTGA
- a CDS encoding RnfABCDGE type electron transport complex subunit G gives MNRTASALTLLLLAGAGIGATYLLQRSSAPQIAAEQRLADSRKLLDVLAADSYDNQPLDQPIALTDTGLSHSTLAAGYRATSNGQTVAVLLRNQTEGYAGAIELLIAIDANGKLLGVKTLKQNETPALGGLIGDWPNRWLQVFTGKSRGEPNDAGWALKKDQGQFDQMAGATITSRAAINAIRDALRYFDEHRTALLGSGA, from the coding sequence ATGAACCGCACGGCCAGCGCACTGACGTTATTGTTGTTGGCGGGGGCAGGCATTGGCGCGACATACCTGCTGCAACGCAGCAGTGCACCGCAGATCGCTGCTGAGCAGCGCTTGGCCGACAGTCGCAAACTGCTCGATGTGCTTGCCGCTGACAGCTACGACAACCAACCGCTGGACCAGCCGATTGCACTGACCGATACGGGTCTGAGCCATAGCACGCTCGCGGCGGGTTACCGTGCAACCAGCAATGGTCAAACCGTTGCAGTGTTGCTGCGTAACCAGACCGAGGGCTACGCCGGTGCCATTGAATTGCTGATTGCTATCGATGCCAACGGCAAGTTGCTCGGCGTAAAAACCCTCAAGCAAAACGAAACCCCGGCACTTGGCGGCCTCATTGGCGACTGGCCGAACCGCTGGCTTCAGGTGTTTACCGGCAAATCACGCGGTGAACCGAATGACGCTGGCTGGGCATTGAAAAAAGATCAGGGACAATTCGATCAAATGGCCGGGGCGACCATTACTTCGCGCGCAGCCATCAACGCGATCCGGGATGCGTTGCGTTACTTTGACGAACATCGAACGGCGTTATTGGGGAGCGGAGCATGA
- a CDS encoding co-chaperone GroES yields MKLRPLHDRVVIRRSEEEKKTAGGIVLPGSAAEKANHGVILAVGPGKALENGEVRALSVKEGDKVVFGPYSGSNTVKVDGEDLLVMSENEILAVIEG; encoded by the coding sequence ATGAAGCTTCGTCCTCTGCATGACCGCGTCGTAATCCGTCGCAGCGAAGAAGAAAAGAAAACCGCTGGCGGTATCGTCCTGCCAGGTTCGGCTGCTGAAAAAGCCAACCACGGTGTGATTCTCGCTGTAGGCCCGGGCAAAGCTCTGGAAAACGGCGAAGTGCGCGCACTGTCCGTGAAGGAAGGCGACAAGGTTGTGTTCGGTCCTTACTCCGGCAGCAACACTGTGAAAGTCGACGGCGAAGACCTGTTGGTAATGAGCGAGAACGAAATCCTCGCTGTTATCGAAGGCTGA